A portion of the Saimiri boliviensis isolate mSaiBol1 chromosome 1, mSaiBol1.pri, whole genome shotgun sequence genome contains these proteins:
- the PRLR gene encoding prolactin receptor isoform X2 — translation MKENVASATVFTLLLFLNTCLLNGQSPPGKPEVFKCRSPNKETFTCWWRPGADGGLPTNYSLTYHKEGETLIHECPDYVTGGPHSCHFGKQYTSMWRTYVITVNATNKMGSTLSDELYVDVTYIVQPDPPLNVVVEVKQPEDKKPYLWIKWSPPTLIDLKTGWFTLLYEIQLKPENAEEWETHFAGQQTEFKILSLHPGQKYLVQVRCKPDHGYWSSWSPEYSIQIPSEFTMNDTTVWISVAVLSAVICLIIVWAVALKGYSMATCIFPPVPGPKIKGFDAHLLEDGDFWSGILMTPISIKGKGQ, via the exons atgaaggaaaatgtggcatctGCAACTGTTTTCACTCTGCTGCTTTTTCTCAACACTTGTCTTCTGAATG GACAGTCACCTCCTGGGAAACCTGAGGTCTTTAAATGTCGTTCTCCCAATAAGGAAACGTTCACCTGCTGGTGGAGGCCTGGAGCAGATGGAGGACTTCCTACCAATTATTCACTGACTTACCACAAGGAAGG AGAGACACTGATACATGAATGTCCAGACTACGTAACCGGTGGCCCCCACTCCTGCCACTTTGGCAAGCAGTACACCTCCATGTGGAGGACATACGTCATCACAGTCAACGCTACTAACAAGATGGGAAGCACTTTGTCAGATGAACTCTACGTGGACGTGACTTACATAG TTCAACCAGACCCTCCTCTGAATGTGGTTGTGGAAGTAAAACAGCCAGAAGACAAAAAACCCTATCTGTGGATTAAATGGTCTCCACCTACCCTGATTGACTTAAAAACTGGTTGGTTCACGCTCCTATATGAAATTCAATTAAAACCCGAGAATGCAGAGGAATGGGAG ACCCATTTTGCTGGGCAGCAAACAGAGTTTAAGATTCTCAGCCTACATCCAGGACAGAAATATCTTGTCCAGGTTCGCTGCAAGCCAGACCATGGATACTGGAGTTCATGGAGTCCAGAATACTCCATTCAGATACCTAGTG agttcACCATGAACGATACAACCGTGTGGATCTCTGTGGCTGTTCTTTCTGCTGTCATCTGTTTGATTATTGTCTGGGCAGTGGCTTTGAAGGGCTATAG CATGGCGACCTGCATCTTTCCGCCAGTTCCTGGgccaaaaataaaaggatttgaTGCTCATCTGTTGGAG GATGGTGACTTTTGGTCTGGGATCCTCATGACA
- the PRLR gene encoding prolactin receptor isoform X1, translated as MKENVASATVFTLLLFLNTCLLNGQSPPGKPEVFKCRSPNKETFTCWWRPGADGGLPTNYSLTYHKEGETLIHECPDYVTGGPHSCHFGKQYTSMWRTYVITVNATNKMGSTLSDELYVDVTYIVQPDPPLNVVVEVKQPEDKKPYLWIKWSPPTLIDLKTGWFTLLYEIQLKPENAEEWETHFAGQQTEFKILSLHPGQKYLVQVRCKPDHGYWSSWSPEYSIQIPSEFTMNDTTVWISVAVLSAVICLIIVWAVALKGYSMATCIFPPVPGPKIKGFDAHLLEKGKSEELLSALGCQDFPPTSDYEDLLVEYLEVDDSEDQHLMSVHSKEHSSQGMKPTHLEPDTDSGRGSCDSPSLLSEKCEEPQTSPSTFCAPEVIEKPENPETTHTWDPQCRSMEGKTPSFHAGGSKCSTWPLPQPSQHNPRSSYHNIADACELAVGPAGAPATPLDKAGKDALKSSQVSKPREEGKAAQQKEVESFHSKTDWLLPQEKTPFGSAKPLDYVEIHKVNKDGALSLLPKPGNNGSQPEKPKDPENSKEYAKVSRVMDNNILVLVPDPHTKNVACFEESAKEAPPSLEQNHAEKGLADFTATPSNCRLQLGGLDYLDPACFTHSFH; from the exons atgaaggaaaatgtggcatctGCAACTGTTTTCACTCTGCTGCTTTTTCTCAACACTTGTCTTCTGAATG GACAGTCACCTCCTGGGAAACCTGAGGTCTTTAAATGTCGTTCTCCCAATAAGGAAACGTTCACCTGCTGGTGGAGGCCTGGAGCAGATGGAGGACTTCCTACCAATTATTCACTGACTTACCACAAGGAAGG AGAGACACTGATACATGAATGTCCAGACTACGTAACCGGTGGCCCCCACTCCTGCCACTTTGGCAAGCAGTACACCTCCATGTGGAGGACATACGTCATCACAGTCAACGCTACTAACAAGATGGGAAGCACTTTGTCAGATGAACTCTACGTGGACGTGACTTACATAG TTCAACCAGACCCTCCTCTGAATGTGGTTGTGGAAGTAAAACAGCCAGAAGACAAAAAACCCTATCTGTGGATTAAATGGTCTCCACCTACCCTGATTGACTTAAAAACTGGTTGGTTCACGCTCCTATATGAAATTCAATTAAAACCCGAGAATGCAGAGGAATGGGAG ACCCATTTTGCTGGGCAGCAAACAGAGTTTAAGATTCTCAGCCTACATCCAGGACAGAAATATCTTGTCCAGGTTCGCTGCAAGCCAGACCATGGATACTGGAGTTCATGGAGTCCAGAATACTCCATTCAGATACCTAGTG agttcACCATGAACGATACAACCGTGTGGATCTCTGTGGCTGTTCTTTCTGCTGTCATCTGTTTGATTATTGTCTGGGCAGTGGCTTTGAAGGGCTATAG CATGGCGACCTGCATCTTTCCGCCAGTTCCTGGgccaaaaataaaaggatttgaTGCTCATCTGTTGGAG AAGGGCAAGTCTGAAGAACTACTGAGCGCCCTGGGATGCCAAGACTTTCCTCCCACTTCTGACTATGAGGACTTGCTGGTGGAGTATTTAGAAGTAGATGACAGTGAGGACCAGCATCTAATGTCAGTCCATTCAAAAGAACACTCAAGTCAAGGTATGAAACCCACACACCTGGAACCTGACACTGACTCAGGCCGGGGGAGCTGTGACAGCCCCTCCCTTTTGTCTGAAAAGTGCGAGGAACCCCAGACCAGTCCCTCCACATTCTGTGCTCCTGAGGTCATTGAGAAGCCAGAGAATCCTGAAACAACCCACACCTGGGACCCTCAGTGCAGAAGCATGGAAGGCAAAACCCCCTCCTTTCATGCTGGTGGATCCAAATGTTCAACATGGCCCTTACCACAGCCCAGCCAGCACAACCCCAGATCCTCTTACCACAACATTGCTGATGCGTGTGAGCTGGCTGTGGGCCCCGCAGGTGCACCAGCCACTCCGTTGGACAAAGCAGGCAAAGATGCTTTAAAGTCCTCTCAAGTCAGTAAGCCTagagaggagggaaaggcagCCCAGCAGAAGGAGGTAGAAAGCTTCCATTCTAAGACTGACTGGCTGTTGCCCCAGGAGAAAACCCCCTTTGGCTCCGCTAAACCCTTGGATTATGTGGAGATTCACAAGGTCAACAAAGATGGCGCACTATCATTGctaccaaaaccaggaaataaCGGCAGCCAGCCTGAGAAGCCCAAGGATCCTGAGAACAGTAAGGAGTATGCCAAGGTGTCCAGGGTCATGGATAACAACATCCTGGTGTTGGTGCCGGATCCGCACACTAAAAACGTGGCCTGCTTTGAAGAATCAGCCAAAGAGGCCCCACCGTCACTTGAACAGAATCACGCTGAGAAAGGCCTGGCCGACTTCACTGCGACACCAAGCAACTGCAGGCTCCAGCTGGGTGGTTTGGATTACCTGGATCCCGCATGTTTTACACACTCCTTTCATTGA
- the PRLR gene encoding prolactin receptor isoform X3 — protein MKENVASATVFTLLLFLNTCLLNGQSPPGKPEVFKCRSPNKETFTCWWRPGADGGLPTNYSLTYHKEGETLIHECPDYVTGGPHSCHFGKQYTSMWRTYVITVNATNKMGSTLSDELYVDVTYIVQPDPPLNVVVEVKQPEDKKPYLWIKWSPPTLIDLKTGWFTLLYEIQLKPENAEEWETHFAGQQTEFKILSLHPGQKYLVQVRCKPDHGYWSSWSPEYSIQIPSAWRPASFRQFLGQK, from the exons atgaaggaaaatgtggcatctGCAACTGTTTTCACTCTGCTGCTTTTTCTCAACACTTGTCTTCTGAATG GACAGTCACCTCCTGGGAAACCTGAGGTCTTTAAATGTCGTTCTCCCAATAAGGAAACGTTCACCTGCTGGTGGAGGCCTGGAGCAGATGGAGGACTTCCTACCAATTATTCACTGACTTACCACAAGGAAGG AGAGACACTGATACATGAATGTCCAGACTACGTAACCGGTGGCCCCCACTCCTGCCACTTTGGCAAGCAGTACACCTCCATGTGGAGGACATACGTCATCACAGTCAACGCTACTAACAAGATGGGAAGCACTTTGTCAGATGAACTCTACGTGGACGTGACTTACATAG TTCAACCAGACCCTCCTCTGAATGTGGTTGTGGAAGTAAAACAGCCAGAAGACAAAAAACCCTATCTGTGGATTAAATGGTCTCCACCTACCCTGATTGACTTAAAAACTGGTTGGTTCACGCTCCTATATGAAATTCAATTAAAACCCGAGAATGCAGAGGAATGGGAG ACCCATTTTGCTGGGCAGCAAACAGAGTTTAAGATTCTCAGCCTACATCCAGGACAGAAATATCTTGTCCAGGTTCGCTGCAAGCCAGACCATGGATACTGGAGTTCATGGAGTCCAGAATACTCCATTCAGATACCTAGTG CATGGCGACCTGCATCTTTCCGCCAGTTCCTGGgccaaaaataa